The following are encoded together in the Qingshengfaniella alkalisoli genome:
- a CDS encoding ABC transporter permease, protein MSTRNAIRHAATAPAVLPVATFIGLLILWELACRLFAIPSYVLPSPSRIMGGFGAVDAARWFAHVWSTFRVAMMGFLLSIVISLPIAIALARSEVFSRAVYPILVVIQSTPVVAIAPIIIVVMGAGDLPRVVITCLITFFPLVVSTTTGLLATPPELIELSRSLRAPVWREITQIRLPYAVPYIFSALKISVTLSVIGAVVAEFVAAEKGLGYFIQFSTSMFQIQQAWSGLVVLVLLSLSLFQAVNLIQRVFFPWSIARQSR, encoded by the coding sequence ATGAGCACCCGAAATGCCATCCGGCATGCGGCAACGGCACCCGCCGTCTTGCCCGTGGCCACCTTCATCGGCCTATTAATCCTGTGGGAACTGGCCTGCCGCCTATTCGCGATCCCGTCCTATGTCCTGCCATCGCCAAGCCGCATCATGGGCGGCTTCGGTGCGGTCGACGCGGCACGTTGGTTCGCGCATGTGTGGTCGACCTTCCGCGTGGCAATGATGGGCTTTCTGTTGTCCATCGTGATCTCCTTGCCTATCGCCATCGCGCTTGCACGGTCGGAGGTCTTCTCCCGCGCAGTCTATCCCATCCTCGTGGTCATCCAGTCCACCCCCGTGGTGGCTATCGCGCCGATCATCATCGTCGTGATGGGGGCCGGCGATCTGCCGCGCGTCGTGATCACTTGCCTGATCACCTTCTTCCCGCTGGTCGTGTCCACGACGACCGGATTGCTCGCGACACCGCCCGAGTTGATCGAGCTGTCCCGAAGCCTGCGTGCTCCTGTCTGGCGCGAGATCACCCAGATCCGGTTGCCCTATGCCGTGCCCTATATCTTCTCCGCGCTGAAGATCTCCGTCACATTGTCGGTCATCGGCGCGGTGGTCGCTGAATTCGTGGCGGCCGAGAAGGGGCTGGGCTACTTCATCCAGTTCTCGACTTCCATGTTCCAGATCCAACAGGCGTGGTCCGGGCTTGTCGTGCTGGTCCTGCTATCTCTCTCGCTGTTTCAGGCCGTGAACCTGATCCAACGCGT
- a CDS encoding ABC transporter ATP-binding protein, whose protein sequence is MQTPPAISFQDLGQCFETRSGRIEALRGVEFDVVRHEFVAVLGPSGCGKSTLLRLIAGLLEPTSGRVEVFGSSVKEPRDDVGIVFQKPTLLPWATIEDNVCFPARHKRGRVGANERTRARDLLDMVGLKGFEKRLPNELSGGMQQRVGIARALFMRPDILLMDEPFSALDALTREEMGLELLRIWEAEPKTVLFITHSISEAVLLADRVIVMSARPGRVIEDIKVPLPRPRGLETSNAQVMNDFSAHLRSLLVAPRAA, encoded by the coding sequence ATGCAGACACCTCCAGCCATCTCGTTTCAGGATCTCGGCCAGTGTTTCGAGACACGCTCCGGCCGGATAGAAGCACTGCGTGGCGTCGAATTCGACGTCGTGCGCCATGAATTCGTTGCGGTGCTTGGCCCGTCCGGTTGCGGCAAGTCCACCTTGCTGCGATTGATCGCCGGGCTGTTAGAACCGACATCGGGGCGGGTGGAGGTTTTTGGCTCCTCCGTGAAGGAACCGCGCGACGACGTGGGGATCGTTTTCCAGAAGCCCACACTCCTGCCTTGGGCAACGATCGAGGACAACGTCTGTTTTCCGGCCAGGCACAAACGCGGTCGCGTGGGGGCAAACGAGCGCACCCGCGCTCGTGATCTACTGGACATGGTCGGCCTCAAAGGCTTCGAGAAACGTTTGCCGAATGAATTGTCCGGCGGCATGCAGCAGCGCGTGGGCATCGCCCGCGCCCTGTTCATGCGCCCCGACATCCTGCTGATGGACGAACCCTTCTCCGCCCTCGACGCGCTGACGCGTGAGGAAATGGGACTGGAACTTCTGCGGATATGGGAGGCCGAGCCGAAGACGGTTCTATTCATCACCCATTCCATCAGCGAGGCGGTCCTGCTGGCCGACCGCGTCATCGTCATGAGCGCCCGCCCGGGTCGCGTCATAGAAGACATCAAGGTGCCCCTGCCGCGACCGCGCGGCCTGGAAACTTCCAACGCACAGGTAATGAATGACTTTTCAGCCCATCTCCGGTCGCTCCTCGTCGCGCCCCGCGCAGCGTGA
- a CDS encoding ABC transporter substrate-binding protein, whose translation MNAMKLAATAALLGSTMVASGASAADAVTFQLDWLPGGDKAPIYVCIDQGFCEQAGLDVTINGGRGSSEAVTKLATGVSDIGIADIGALMAARATENVPVTAVMSVFNKGPHAFYSLDGNGIETAEDVAGKEIATSPFTSSNVFLPLVLGEVGLSEDDIALTKADPGALGPMLMTGAVDGIIAWMTDVSRYTGQAEEVGKEIVVIPWSDAGLELYSASMIASDSFLAEKPDVARRFVEAYKKSIEFSIENPAEAAQSVANMVPELNAENVEGSLRDTLVLIDNEVTERDGLGVLLPERLAATWARVAEAQGLDASALDPETMVDRSFLPGTM comes from the coding sequence ATGAACGCGATGAAACTGGCGGCAACTGCTGCCCTGCTTGGGTCGACCATGGTCGCATCCGGTGCATCGGCTGCTGACGCGGTCACCTTTCAACTCGACTGGCTGCCCGGCGGTGACAAGGCACCGATCTATGTCTGCATCGATCAAGGTTTTTGCGAACAGGCCGGGCTGGACGTGACCATCAATGGCGGTCGCGGATCATCCGAGGCGGTGACCAAGCTCGCCACTGGGGTATCAGACATCGGCATCGCGGATATCGGCGCATTGATGGCCGCGCGCGCCACGGAAAACGTCCCCGTGACGGCTGTCATGTCGGTGTTCAACAAGGGACCGCATGCTTTCTATTCGCTGGATGGCAACGGGATCGAGACAGCCGAAGACGTTGCTGGAAAGGAAATCGCCACATCGCCCTTTACCTCGTCGAATGTCTTCCTGCCGCTGGTGCTCGGTGAGGTCGGATTGTCCGAAGACGACATCGCGCTCACCAAGGCCGATCCCGGCGCTCTTGGCCCGATGCTGATGACGGGCGCCGTTGACGGGATCATCGCATGGATGACGGACGTGTCGCGCTATACCGGACAGGCGGAAGAGGTAGGTAAGGAAATCGTCGTGATCCCCTGGTCCGATGCCGGATTGGAACTTTATTCCGCCTCGATGATCGCGTCCGACAGCTTCCTGGCCGAAAAGCCCGACGTCGCCCGCCGCTTCGTCGAAGCCTACAAGAAGTCCATTGAGTTCAGCATCGAGAACCCTGCCGAGGCAGCGCAATCCGTTGCCAACATGGTGCCGGAACTTAACGCGGAGAACGTCGAAGGTTCCCTGCGCGACACGCTGGTTCTGATTGATAATGAAGTGACCGAACGCGACGGGCTTGGTGTCTTGCTGCCCGAACGGCTGGCCGCAACATGGGCGCGCGTGGCCGAAGCCCAGGGTCTGGACGCATCCGCCCTCGATCCGGAAACCATGGTGGACCGGTCCTTCCTGCCGGGGACGATGTAA
- a CDS encoding cytochrome ubiquinol oxidase subunit I: MEVTTFLGLDAVMLARMQFAFTVSFHFLFPAFTIGLASYLAVLNAMYLRSGNDAYLQLFKYWLKIFAITFAMGVVSGIVMAYQFGTNWAVFSDKAGPVIGPLMAYEVLTAFFLEAGFLGIMIFGRDKVGPGLHMFACVMVALGTAISATWILSVNSWMQTPQGFEINENGQFIPLSWLEVIFTPSFPYRLAHTLTAAYLTTAFIVGGVGALHLLRGERDNHGVRTMFSMAMWMAAIVAPIQIFLGDQHGLNTLKHQPVKVMAMEGHFESHPDGAPLILFGIPDQEAGEVKYAVQIPKLSSLILKHDLNAPLDGLDSVPDELEPPVAVVFWAFRIMVGIGFLMLGVGVWSLIARYRHRLYDDHWLHRAALIMGPSGLIAVLAGWFTTEVGRQPYTVYGHLLTQESSSPLEAQAVGISLLAFIVIYSSVFGAGIVYMLKLMNKSPHPGERGLDAEPGPIRTASPIAVGADRKHPNGKRN; the protein is encoded by the coding sequence ATGGAAGTCACCACCTTTCTGGGACTGGACGCGGTCATGCTGGCACGCATGCAATTCGCCTTCACAGTGTCGTTCCATTTTCTGTTTCCAGCCTTCACAATCGGTCTGGCAAGCTATCTGGCGGTACTCAACGCCATGTATCTGCGCAGCGGTAATGACGCCTACCTGCAGCTCTTCAAATACTGGCTGAAGATCTTCGCGATCACCTTCGCAATGGGCGTCGTGTCGGGCATCGTAATGGCCTATCAGTTCGGGACAAACTGGGCGGTGTTCTCGGACAAGGCCGGGCCAGTCATCGGGCCACTCATGGCCTACGAAGTCCTGACGGCGTTCTTCCTGGAGGCCGGTTTCCTGGGCATCATGATCTTTGGCCGGGACAAGGTCGGTCCCGGTCTGCACATGTTTGCCTGCGTTATGGTAGCACTTGGGACGGCGATCTCGGCGACATGGATCCTGTCAGTGAATTCATGGATGCAGACGCCGCAGGGCTTCGAGATCAACGAAAACGGCCAGTTCATACCCCTGAGCTGGCTGGAGGTGATCTTCACGCCTTCCTTCCCCTACCGACTGGCGCATACGCTGACTGCCGCCTATCTGACGACGGCATTCATTGTGGGTGGCGTCGGTGCGCTGCACCTTCTGCGCGGAGAAAGGGACAACCACGGTGTCCGCACCATGTTTTCCATGGCAATGTGGATGGCGGCGATCGTGGCACCGATCCAGATCTTTCTGGGTGACCAGCATGGGCTGAACACGCTCAAGCATCAGCCGGTCAAGGTCATGGCGATGGAGGGGCACTTCGAAAGCCACCCTGATGGCGCGCCGTTGATCCTGTTCGGCATCCCTGACCAGGAAGCCGGGGAAGTCAAATACGCCGTTCAAATACCGAAGCTGTCCTCGCTGATCCTGAAACATGATCTCAATGCTCCGCTCGACGGGCTGGATAGTGTGCCGGATGAGTTGGAACCACCCGTCGCCGTCGTCTTCTGGGCCTTCCGTATCATGGTCGGGATTGGCTTTCTGATGCTGGGCGTAGGTGTCTGGTCCCTGATCGCGCGATACAGGCACAGGCTGTATGACGATCACTGGCTGCACCGCGCGGCGCTGATCATGGGACCATCAGGCTTGATCGCCGTGCTGGCGGGGTGGTTCACGACCGAAGTCGGACGCCAGCCCTACACCGTCTATGGTCATTTGCTGACACAGGAATCCTCCTCGCCCCTGGAAGCGCAGGCCGTCGGTATCTCGCTGCTGGCGTTCATAGTGATCTATTCTTCGGTGTTCGGCGCGGGCATCGTCTATATGCTGAAGCTGATGAACAAATCGCCGCATCCTGGGGAACGTGGTCTTGATGCAGAACCCGGGCCCATTCGCACCGCAAGCCCGATCGCCGTTGGCGCGGACCGCAAGCATCCGAACGGAAAAAGGAACTGA
- the cydB gene encoding cytochrome d ubiquinol oxidase subunit II yields the protein METGFDITAAWALILAVAVYIYVVLDGFDLGIGILYPLFPGKRDRDLLMNTVAPVWDGNETWLVLGGGGLFAAFPLAYAILMPAVYPLVIAMLLGLVFRGVAFEFRWKATGPFSNWLWDTAFFGGSFIAAMSQGMILGAILQGIEIADRSYAGGWWDWLTPFTLLCGAAVVCGYMLLGACWLNIKTSGDVQVEARRLARILGIATVGFIVAVSLWTPFLHPEYLGRWFAWPAIAVTAPVPIAVALLIYALARSLTEGESDWRPFLLVLALFLLCFIGLGISMWPWVIPTQLSIWDAATARKSQIFMLVGVLFILPIILGYTAYAYWVFRGKVDPDEGYH from the coding sequence ATGGAAACGGGATTTGACATCACCGCGGCCTGGGCGCTGATCCTTGCTGTGGCCGTGTATATCTATGTCGTGCTTGACGGGTTCGATCTGGGGATCGGCATTCTCTACCCGCTGTTTCCGGGAAAGCGTGATCGTGACTTGTTGATGAACACTGTAGCCCCCGTCTGGGACGGCAACGAAACATGGCTGGTGCTTGGTGGTGGTGGGCTGTTCGCGGCCTTCCCGCTGGCCTACGCGATCCTGATGCCTGCGGTCTATCCGCTGGTCATCGCCATGCTGCTTGGGCTGGTCTTCCGAGGCGTGGCGTTCGAGTTCCGCTGGAAGGCTACCGGACCCTTCTCCAATTGGCTTTGGGACACGGCCTTTTTCGGCGGCTCGTTCATCGCGGCGATGTCGCAGGGCATGATCCTCGGGGCAATCCTGCAAGGCATCGAGATCGCAGATCGCAGCTATGCGGGCGGTTGGTGGGACTGGCTGACGCCCTTCACATTGCTGTGCGGCGCGGCGGTGGTGTGTGGCTACATGCTGTTGGGTGCCTGCTGGCTGAATATCAAGACAAGCGGCGATGTGCAGGTAGAAGCCCGCAGGCTTGCTCGTATCCTGGGTATCGCGACGGTGGGTTTCATCGTCGCAGTCAGCCTGTGGACGCCCTTCCTGCATCCGGAATATCTGGGGCGCTGGTTCGCATGGCCTGCCATCGCAGTCACCGCACCCGTTCCCATCGCGGTGGCGTTGCTGATCTACGCGCTGGCGCGATCTTTGACCGAGGGTGAGAGCGACTGGCGACCGTTTCTGCTGGTTCTGGCGCTGTTTCTGCTGTGCTTCATCGGTCTCGGAATTTCCATGTGGCCATGGGTTATCCCCACGCAGCTGAGCATCTGGGACGCCGCCACCGCGCGAAAAAGCCAGATATTCATGCTGGTGGGAGTGCTGTTCATTCTGCCGATCATCCTTGGCTACACCGCCTATGCATACTGGGTGTTTCGCGGAAAGGTCGATCCGGATGAAGGGTATCACTGA
- a CDS encoding DUF2474 family protein: MLKRVGWFVLLWCSGVLTLTVVAYGIRLMIGT, translated from the coding sequence ATGCTGAAACGGGTTGGCTGGTTCGTTCTGCTGTGGTGCTCGGGCGTGCTGACCCTGACAGTCGTCGCCTATGGCATCCGCCTGATGATCGGCACGTGA
- the mnmH gene encoding tRNA 2-selenouridine(34) synthase MnmH: protein MPQTLDTLYDLRSLPFDDIIDVRSPSEYAEDHIPGAISLPVLSDEERARVGTIYVQQDPFLARKIGAALVARNAAAHIEGPLTGKSGGWRPLIYCWRGGQRSGSFTMILKQIGWRADTVDGGYKAYRRMVVKALYDTPLPSRVVLLNGGTGTAKTRLLTHLARQGAQVIDLEGLACHRGSLFGEIDGGQPSQKAFESRLAAELVRLDPDRPVFVEAESSRVGALNLPPVLWKAMREAQQVRLSAPIDARVTHLVAEYQDYVKDPEALDRTLQRLVPYHGHKQVDAWQSLAAAGALSALTRALITRHYDPRYTRISGEASHDPLHLRDLSDETLDRCASGLIRKYDG, encoded by the coding sequence ATGCCCCAGACGCTGGACACGCTTTACGATCTTCGGTCTTTGCCCTTCGACGATATAATCGATGTGCGATCTCCATCAGAGTATGCCGAAGACCATATCCCCGGCGCGATCAGCCTGCCCGTCTTGTCGGATGAAGAACGCGCAAGAGTGGGTACGATCTATGTGCAGCAGGATCCGTTTCTGGCACGCAAGATCGGTGCGGCTCTCGTCGCTCGCAATGCTGCGGCACATATTGAAGGACCGCTCACGGGCAAATCCGGCGGATGGCGTCCACTGATCTATTGCTGGCGCGGTGGGCAGCGGTCAGGATCCTTTACCATGATCCTGAAGCAGATCGGCTGGCGCGCGGATACGGTCGATGGTGGCTACAAGGCTTATCGCCGGATGGTGGTCAAGGCGCTTTATGACACCCCCTTGCCGTCGCGCGTCGTGCTGCTGAACGGTGGCACGGGGACGGCCAAGACCAGGCTTCTGACCCATTTGGCACGGCAGGGCGCGCAGGTGATTGATCTGGAAGGGTTGGCCTGTCATCGTGGATCCCTGTTTGGCGAGATCGACGGGGGTCAGCCGTCGCAGAAAGCCTTTGAAAGCCGCCTCGCCGCTGAACTGGTGCGTCTCGATCCTGACCGCCCTGTGTTCGTCGAGGCCGAAAGCAGCCGCGTGGGCGCATTGAACCTGCCGCCCGTACTGTGGAAGGCGATGCGCGAAGCACAGCAGGTTCGCCTGTCCGCACCGATCGACGCACGCGTGACGCATTTGGTAGCGGAATATCAGGACTACGTAAAAGACCCCGAAGCGCTTGACCGGACATTACAGCGGCTGGTCCCCTATCACGGGCACAAGCAGGTGGACGCATGGCAAAGCCTGGCAGCCGCGGGTGCGTTGTCCGCGCTGACGCGCGCGTTGATCACCCGTCACTACGATCCCCGCTATACGCGCATATCGGGTGAGGCATCGCATGATCCCTTGCATCTGCGCGACCTGTCAGACGAAACGCTGGACCGCTGTGCATCCGGGTTGATCAGAAAGTATGACGGTTAG
- the selD gene encoding selenide, water dikinase SelD gives MLNTPLLSHDLVLVGGGHSHAIFLRKWGMKPLPGVRVTLINPGPTAAYSGMLPGHVAGHYTREALDIDLVRLCRFAGARLILAPATAIDTGRKHICVKSRGEIGYDVASLDIGVHSRMSGIEGFDAHAVPVKPLGAFATRWQAFLADVSAGTRRPQVAVIGAGVAGVELAMAAMHALRQIPKTSPKVTLIEGRSTILPSQPAPRSRLKRALDDNGIALHLNALIDRIDGDGVLLADGQRIASQFILGAGGAAAHRWLADSGLPTTEDGFVHTGPDLRVRDTDSLFAVGDCAHLDHAPRGKAGVYAVRAAPVLFHNIRAKLQGGPLRPFHPQREYLKLVSLGDKSALAEKWGMTLAGPHLWRWKNHIDQTFMEKFRDLPEMREAVPMPGARAQTNEINQPLCGGCGSKVGAKTLATALAQLPQGTRSDVLSTPGDDAAILQIDGTRQVLTTDHLRAFTEDHGLLARIATLHALGDIWAMGATPQAALLSITLPRMTPALQERSLTEITAAASNVLAQTGAEIVGGHTTMGAELTIGLTLTGLASKQPITIAGAQPDDVLVLTRPIGSGVLLAAEMQGKASGNDIATMFDRMCQPQDDAAAILSDANAMTDVTGFGLAGHLLNICHASGLGAELELETIPIYAGALDLVGQGVRSTIWQDNREATPVQGASGRRGDLLHDPQTAGGLLAAIRPGQGADVIARLRTAGHDAQVIGRMVDGSPAIRCC, from the coding sequence ATGCTGAATACCCCCCTCTTGAGCCATGATCTGGTGCTGGTCGGCGGCGGTCATAGCCATGCAATCTTCCTACGAAAGTGGGGCATGAAACCGCTGCCGGGTGTGCGCGTTACGCTGATCAATCCCGGACCCACCGCCGCCTATTCCGGCATGCTGCCCGGTCATGTCGCTGGCCACTACACGCGCGAGGCATTGGACATTGATCTGGTGCGCCTGTGCCGGTTTGCGGGAGCGCGGTTGATCCTCGCCCCGGCGACCGCGATCGATACCGGCCGCAAGCATATCTGCGTCAAAAGCCGGGGCGAGATTGGTTATGACGTCGCCTCGCTCGACATCGGCGTCCATTCACGGATGAGCGGGATCGAGGGGTTTGACGCACATGCGGTGCCTGTCAAGCCGCTCGGCGCTTTTGCGACGCGCTGGCAGGCGTTCTTGGCTGATGTCTCCGCCGGGACAAGAAGGCCGCAGGTGGCCGTGATCGGTGCAGGTGTGGCGGGTGTTGAACTGGCCATGGCCGCAATGCACGCGCTTCGGCAAATCCCGAAGACGTCTCCGAAGGTCACGTTGATCGAAGGCAGGTCCACCATCCTGCCCAGTCAACCAGCCCCAAGAAGCCGATTGAAACGTGCGCTCGATGACAACGGCATCGCCTTACATCTGAACGCTCTTATTGACCGGATTGACGGGGACGGAGTTCTGCTTGCGGACGGACAACGCATCGCGTCCCAATTCATTCTCGGCGCAGGGGGCGCTGCCGCCCATCGCTGGCTCGCCGACAGCGGCTTGCCTACGACAGAGGATGGTTTTGTTCATACGGGTCCGGATTTACGCGTCAGGGACACTGACAGCCTTTTTGCCGTGGGCGATTGCGCCCATCTCGATCACGCTCCACGCGGCAAGGCCGGGGTCTATGCTGTCCGCGCCGCGCCCGTGCTGTTTCACAACATTCGTGCCAAGCTTCAGGGGGGTCCGCTTCGACCCTTCCACCCGCAACGCGAGTATCTGAAGCTCGTCTCACTGGGCGATAAATCCGCCTTGGCGGAAAAATGGGGAATGACCCTCGCGGGACCACATCTGTGGCGCTGGAAAAACCACATCGACCAGACGTTCATGGAAAAGTTCCGCGACCTTCCCGAAATGCGCGAGGCGGTGCCCATGCCGGGCGCTCGGGCGCAGACCAATGAAATCAACCAGCCCCTGTGCGGGGGCTGCGGGTCCAAGGTCGGGGCGAAAACGCTGGCCACGGCATTGGCGCAACTGCCGCAAGGTACCCGTTCTGACGTTCTGTCCACGCCCGGTGATGACGCCGCCATTTTGCAGATCGACGGCACCCGTCAGGTGCTGACAACCGATCATTTGCGTGCGTTTACCGAAGATCACGGGCTGCTCGCACGTATTGCCACGCTGCACGCGCTTGGCGACATTTGGGCGATGGGGGCAACGCCCCAAGCGGCGCTTCTGTCGATCACGCTTCCGCGCATGACTCCCGCCTTGCAAGAACGTAGCCTGACCGAGATCACGGCCGCGGCAAGCAATGTGCTGGCACAAACCGGCGCGGAAATCGTCGGCGGGCATACGACTATGGGCGCAGAATTGACCATAGGTCTGACGTTGACCGGGCTTGCCTCGAAACAGCCGATCACCATCGCGGGTGCACAACCGGATGACGTGCTGGTCCTGACCCGGCCAATCGGCAGCGGCGTGTTGTTGGCTGCCGAGATGCAGGGCAAGGCATCCGGGAACGATATTGCCACCATGTTCGACAGGATGTGCCAGCCCCAAGACGATGCTGCTGCGATCCTCTCGGACGCCAACGCCATGACCGATGTGACAGGTTTCGGGCTTGCTGGGCATTTGCTGAACATCTGCCATGCCTCCGGTCTGGGGGCGGAACTGGAACTCGAAACTATCCCGATCTACGCCGGCGCGCTGGATCTGGTGGGGCAGGGCGTCCGCTCAACGATCTGGCAGGACAACCGCGAGGCGACCCCGGTACAGGGCGCTTCAGGCAGGCGTGGTGATCTGCTGCATGATCCGCAGACAGCAGGTGGGCTGCTGGCCGCGATCCGTCCAGGGCAGGGGGCTGACGTTATTGCACGGCTGCGGACAGCGGGTCATGACGCGCAGGTGATCGGCAGGATGGTTGATGGATCACCGGCAATTCGGTGCTGCTAA
- a CDS encoding helix-turn-helix domain-containing protein: MRQTNTIPSRAGHTGTGHDRSFYARTKAFGRFGMRLFTPQVMDSSHWHGHVEVNLLTGARMVYQVDEDRIDIPEGRIVVFWAGVPHRLTKVIPEGDAAPRLCNIYLPLDAFLFMQHIAPLQVDLLGGGLLMLPGELSDIAVIERWYRDYRSGDFERVEILKAELNTLFRRAQIGASDYLRLPMSKLHGAREIGPANIRHVVAMVRFILEHLDEPMTNADVASVTGLHQNYALSLFSGMMRMPMKRFIIRMRLLRARALLVENASPVAVVAAESGFLSLSQFYAHFKAAYGATPNEIRASYLGGSPSDT; this comes from the coding sequence ATGAGACAAACAAACACGATACCCAGCCGCGCCGGACATACCGGCACAGGTCATGACCGCAGCTTTTATGCGCGGACCAAAGCGTTCGGTCGGTTCGGCATGCGGCTGTTCACACCGCAGGTCATGGACAGCTCGCATTGGCACGGGCATGTCGAGGTCAATCTTCTGACTGGCGCGCGGATGGTCTATCAGGTTGACGAGGATCGCATCGACATTCCCGAAGGGCGCATCGTGGTCTTCTGGGCGGGTGTTCCGCATCGGCTGACCAAGGTGATCCCGGAAGGCGACGCCGCGCCACGACTGTGCAATATATACTTGCCACTCGATGCGTTTTTGTTCATGCAACACATTGCGCCGTTGCAAGTGGACCTTCTGGGCGGCGGCTTGCTGATGTTGCCTGGAGAACTCAGCGACATTGCGGTGATCGAGCGCTGGTACCGCGACTACCGCTCAGGTGATTTCGAGCGGGTCGAGATACTGAAGGCGGAACTCAACACGCTGTTTCGCCGTGCGCAGATCGGGGCGTCCGACTATCTGCGATTGCCAATGTCCAAGCTGCATGGCGCGCGTGAGATCGGCCCCGCAAATATCCGCCATGTCGTTGCGATGGTGCGGTTCATATTGGAACATCTGGACGAGCCGATGACCAACGCCGATGTCGCAAGCGTCACGGGGCTGCATCAGAACTATGCGTTATCGTTGTTTTCCGGGATGATGCGGATGCCGATGAAGCGCTTCATCATCCGGATGCGGCTCTTGCGTGCCCGCGCGCTTCTGGTGGAGAATGCAAGCCCCGTCGCCGTCGTTGCGGCGGAATCCGGTTTTCTTTCGCTCAGCCAGTTCTACGCCCATTTCAAGGCCGCTTACGGGGCAACTCCGAATGAAATCAGGGCCAGCTACCTCGGAGGCTCGCCAAGTGATACGTAG